In the genome of Candidatus Pristimantibacillus lignocellulolyticus, the window TCATAATCGTTCATAAATAGAGCTTTACAAGTTATTATACCATTTTCGTCATGTTTCTACTAGGATAAAGTTGAACCATTCCGTATTTTTTCAGCAAGTTCGTCTATTTTGCGTAATCGGTGATTAACACCCGACTTACTTACTTTCACCTTAAGCATTTCTCCAACTTCCGTCAAATTAAGATCTGGATGCTGCAAGCGAACTTCTGCCACTTCACGAATCTTATCAGGTAAGTTATCAAGTCCAAATTCTCTTTGCAAAAGCTTTATATTATCGATTTGTCTAACCGCAGCACCAATCGTTTTGTTCAAATTAGCTGTTTCACAGTTGACGATACGATTCACTGAGTTACGCATATCACGCATTATTCTAACATCCTCAAATTTGAACAAGGCTTGATGCGCACCGATAATGTTCAGCAACTCAATAATTTTTTCGCCCTCTTTGATGTAGAAAATAAATCCCTTTTTGCGCTCAATGCAACGAGCATTCAAATAAAACTTATTCGCAAGATCGACTAATGACTTACAATGTTCCTCATACATAGATGATATCTCTAAATGATATGATGAACCTTCTGGATTATTAACTGAACCACCAGCAAGAAATGCTCCTCTTAAATAGGAACGCTTACAGCAATTTTTCTTAATAATATCCTTGTCGATATCTGAGGTAAACATAAATCCTTCAGATACAATTTTCAACTCACTCAATATTTCTTGCACTCGCTCAGGCATCCGAACAATGTAGACATTATTCTTTTTCAAGCGCATTTTTTTACGAACAAGCAGTTCTACGTGTACCGCAAAATGCTTCTTCACGAGTGTATATACTCTACGAGCAATCGCAGCGTTTTCCGTTGAAATATCTAATACGACCTTGCGGCTCGATAAACTGACAGATCCATTCATTCGCATAAGAGCCGCTAACTCCGCTCTTTCGCAACAGTCATCTGTCTGTATCATCGTTAATTCCTTCTTGGTCTGTGCCGCAAAAGACATTTCATCTCACCTCTTTCTAAGCATCCAGTTCTCAACTAGTTTGTAAATATGATGACTTAATCTTTCAGCATCATGTCTTAGAAAAGTACGGAATAATACGAGCTGATCCGCAATGACATGATAACCACGTTTTGTTACTTCATCAATATCTAATTGAACTGCTTTTGCACCTATCTCAGCGTATTTACTTTCTACGTGAGGAGGTATTTCACCATTATTTACAATAACATAATCAAATAAATGATGACCAATATGATCATAGATTGCATCCAGATGATCACTAACCGAGTAATTATCTGTTTCACCTGGCTGTGTCATGACGTTACATACAAACAATTTTACTGCTTCCGATTCAACGATAGCTTGAGCTAATTTCGGAACCATTAAATTCGGCATGATACTCGTGTATAGACTTCCAGGACCGATAAGAATCGCATCTGCCTGCTCGATCGCCTCAACGGCTTCTGGCAAAGGCTCAACATCTTGCGGCTCAAGAAAGACTCGCTTAATTGCTCCTCCAGCCTTAGGAATCATCGACTCTCCAGTAATAATTGTTCCATCTTCCATCTCAGCCTTTAACACAATAGCTCGATTGGCAGCTGGCAACACACTTCCTCGTACAGCTAGAACTTTACTAAGTTGCTTAACTCCCGTTACAAAATCCCCAGAAATGTCTGTCATCGCTGCTAACATTAGATTACCCAAGGTATGCCCTGCTAATCCTGTACCTGATTTAAAACGGTATTGTAATACATCTGCAAGTAAAGGCTCTGCATCTGCTAACGCGGACAACACATTTCTAATATCGCCGGGCGGAGGGATCTGTAGTTCATTTCTTAGAACACCTGAACTACCACCATCGTCGGCAACTGTAACTATAGCTGTAATATCAAGCGGTTTTTCTTTCAAACCTCTCAACATTACAGATAAGCCAGTTCCTCCACCAATCACAACTATTTTAGGGCGTCTGACAACCTTCTGCACGATGAGCATGCTCTCCCCTCATTAATGCCTGTCGCGCTCTGAATCACGATGACTAACACGTATCTGTTCTGACGCTTTAAGTTTCAAAGCTGTACCTAAGTACTCAGAAATAGCTACTGAGCGATGCTTTCCACCCGTACACCCTATTCCGATTACGACCTGACTTTTTCCTTCCTCATCATACTGAGGAATAAGATATTCTAACATGTCTACTAATTTAGCCAAAAACTTTTGAGTTTCAGGCCACTTCATGACGTACTCATATACATCTGGATGTTGACCAGTATTAGGACGAAGCTCATCGATGTAATGAGGATTTGGTAAGAATCTAACGTCGAATACAAGATCTGCATCGAGCGGTATTCCATACTTAAACCCGAAAGAAGTAATATTTACAGTTAATGATGTAGACTGTGTCTGACCAAAGTGATCAATAATACGTTCTTTTAACATTGCCGGCTTCAAATCACTCGTATTAATAATTAAAGAAGCTTTGCCTTTCAGGTCCTCTAGCAACGTTCGTTCTGCGCGTATACCTTCTAGTGGCATACTATGCTGAGACATAGGATGTCTGCGTCTACTTTCTTTGTAACGCTGAATAAGAGTTTCATCTTTCGCATCTAGAAATAGGATCTCACAACTAATCGTATGATGCTTATCAATAAATTCAAGTGACTCGGATAAAGAAGTGAAAAATTCTCTACCGCGTAAATCGATAACTAATGCTACCTTACCGATCTTTCCATTAGATTGCTCTATTAATTCGGCAAATTTGGGAATAAGCACTGGCGGTAAATTGTCTACACAGAAAAAGCCTAGATCTTCTAAGCTTTGAACTGCAATTGTTTTACCCGCACCAGACATCCCTGTAATTATAACAAGTTGTGACAAAGCCGTTGTCGCTTCCACTCAGCAACACCTACTATCCTCTTAGAATTAGACCAGCAGCACCAACTACACCAGCGTTATTACCTAGCACCGCAGGTACAATCTTAACTCCATCTTTTGAAGCATCAAGCGTATACTTCTCAAACACTTCATTAATTTGATCAAATAAGAAATCACCAGCTTTAGCTACACCACCGCCGATAATGTAATATTGTGGATTAAGGATAACTGACATCATAGATATGGAACGACCAAGATAATAAGCTGCACGATTAACGATACGTGTAGCTACTTCGTCCCCTGCTTTTGCTGCATCAAGTACATCTTTTGCCATAATATCTTCAACATCTACTAAAGAAGTACGATCTCCACGTGCAACAGCTTCCTTAGCCATGCGAATAATACCGGTTGCAGAAGAAACGGTTTCAAGGCACCCCATCTTACCACAACCACATTGAATTGCTTCAAGATCAGGTACAATTGCCATATGGCCAATCTCGCCAGCAACGCTTTGGAATCCTTCAACAATCTTACCTTCAATAATAATGCCTCCGCCTACGCCAGTACCAAGTGTATACATGACGCAATTAGCGATACCACGTCCCGCTCCAGCCCATGCTTCTCCAAGAGCTGCAACATTTGCATCGTTGTTTACTTTTATTATTGTATTAAGCTCTTTCTCTAAAAAGCCTTTTAGATCAATATTATTTAAATTCAAGTTAGGTGAATTTTTCACAAACCCATTAGGGATGTCTAAGAAACCAGCAATACCAATACCAACACCGCCAACTTGAGACCATTCATAAGAAGATTCTTCTACAATTAATTTAGCATATTTCGCAATATTATGAAGAATAGCATCCGGTCCTTTACTAACCTCTGTTGGTCCTTCATATGTTTGTAATAATGTACCCTCTGAATCGCAAATTCCTAACTTTACAGTCGTACCTCCAACATCAACGCCAACATAAATTCTTTCAGACATGACAAAGCCACCTCGTTCATAATATAAAGTTCAATTTCAACTATAAGCGTTGTAAACGCAATGGTCAAGCATCTCAAATTGCCATAGGATATCACCATAATAGAAAAAGCAAAAGACTATTGCCAATGGAATTTCTCACAATAGCATAGTCTCTTCATTTGTACTAATACTTCTATTTTTACGATGACCATCGTTTACGTCAGGTTTGTAGCTACATCTACTAAGTAACAAACCAAGAAGACGTAATTGACTTCATCTTGCTTTTTACTTCACATAATTCATCAATCTGTTTAACACGTTTGCTAACTGTAGAAATACTTGTGCCATATCTGAGCGCGACATCATGGTACGTTACTGGCCGATTGTACATTTTAGCAGTTAGATACTCAATGGCTGCAGCCCAAGCTTCAATCTTATTCAACTTCGGAGCAGTTCTGGAGCTTTTACTCAAAAAATTAATCCACAATGTAATCATATCATGCTGCTCGATCACATTATATTGTTTTGCTGTTTTTGTAATAGCAAGTTGAGCGACTTCTTCCCAGATCAGATCGTTATAGATTAGCTCCATTGGTGGCATTGCAGGTATGCGCTCTGCTTCAACATTTACTCTCTGTCCACTAAGCATAACTTGAAATGCTTCATTAATGCCCATCGAACGAAGAAAAAACATTGTAATTTTTTTCAAATAATCATCTTCATCTGGTAATAATAGAAACTGTTTCATTGCCGCAGTAATATGTTCATCCGCATAAGGTTCCATGGCTTGAATACTTTTCAATTTCACATTGTAATCACCGTATTGCAGTGCCCAATAGAAAAATGCCTTCATAAATTGCGGTTCAATAGCTACACCACGCTCACGAGCTTGCTGCTCCCATACAGTCATCTGTTCTTCAACCGAAGCATAGAAGCTATATGAAAGAGATACTTTTAATGGGTCAGTCTTCATCATATTGAGTAATATTAAAAAATATTGCGGTATGGATGACTGCTCATCTATCACCTTATACATATCCCAATATTTTTTCGCTTCATCATATTTTCCAATATTACATGAAGCTACTGCCGCAAAGTGACATACACAAGGGTCTTTCTTCGCTTCCCCTTCTTTAATCAAACGAGCAAAGTGACGAAGTGCAATACGATGTTCTTTCAAAATGCCCATTGTAGTTGCCATCTTGAACGTATGCTCCTGATAAAATGGATCTACATTTTTCAAAGCTTGAAGTAAGGAATTTAATGCGTTCGTCTCACCTTCGTAGTGATAGAACAAAGCCAAATTACATAATGCATGCAAGTTACCAGGATCCTCTTCAAGCACTTCTTCAATCGCTTGTTTCCCTTCTACCTTAAAGCCTACATAATAATAAGCTAGTGCTAGATTATTTCGCGCAGCAAGAAAGTCAGGATTTTCTTTCGTAATCGTTTGAAGCAATTGAATGGCGTCAGCATACTGACCCTTCTCCAGTAGTTCACGTGCACGAATATGTTCATATACACCTGCTCTTGCTTTTACTTTAGTGATTGAAGTTGGTCGTTCAAGTTCTAGCTCAAGAAATTCAATCATTTCTTCAGCTTCCTCTAAATATTGACCTTCCTCGTCTTCTTGCAAATATTGAATAAGTTCTCGTTCTGCATCTTCAAAGAACTCCATATTCGCAAAATTATTCGCCATGTAGAAATGACACTCTGTCATATTCGGATCTATTTCATCAATTACTTTTTGTAAAATATGATTGGATTCACCGTATTTACCTATTTCAGATAACACACCGGCTATATTGCAGTAGTTAATAGGATTGCTTGGCTCATAATCGACGGCTCTTTGAAAATATTTGAGTGCCTTGTCATAGTGAAATCTATCCAAGGAGCGTAGTGCTCGCTCATAGAAAAAGTTAGCATCCATTTGTATCGAAATAATATTACGATCTTCTCCTACTACCTTTTTGTTTCTATTCATCTACAAGGCACCTCCTTATTCTGTAATGATTCGATTATAACATAGTCGCTCTTGAAAATTACAATTTGAAAACAAAAACCGCGGATGACTAGTCGTCAATCCGCAGTTTATATGTTTAACTCATTTTTTTGAAACGCTGTTACTAGACACCATTATTTTTGAATAGTGTACTAATTGAACCACCATCTAAAATAATTTTTGTAGCTTCCGCTAATAACGGTGCCACCGTCAGAATTTTAAACCGATCTGGTGTATTTTCTGGTAAAGCAATAGTATCCGTTACGATCACTTCTTTGATACTAGGGTGATCTAATCTCGAAATCGCATTACCTGAGAATAACGGGTGTGTCGCACATACGTACACATCTTCAGCACCATGTTCTTTCAGACTTTCCACAACATTAACAATTGTGGTACCAGTATCAATCATATCCTCTATAATGATTGGTGTTTGACCTGCAACATCACCGATAACGTGAGTAATCGATGATTCGTTATGAGCCGTACGCTTCTTAATCATAATAGCAAATGATGTATCCAAATAGTTCGCAAGCTTTTCTGCTGTAGATGCACGACCAGCATCTGGCGATACGACAACAGGGTTCTTAATATTCTTATCTTTCAAATAAGAACTAATAAGATCTAATGCCGTCATGTGATCAACAGGAATATTGAAGAAACCTTGAATTGCAGGTGCATGTAGGTCAATTGACAATACACGAGTAGCTCCTACAGTTGTTAATACATCAGCTAACATTTTAGCTGAGATCGGTTCGCGCGGAGCTGCTTTTCTCTCCTGACGAGCATAGCCATAGTACGGCATAATAATATTAATCGTACGCGCTGAAGCACGCTTCGCTGCATCAATCATAACTAGCAATTCTACGAAGTGCTCGTTAATCGGATGAGAAAAAGATTGTACTAAGAACACATCACAATTCCGAATTGTCTCTTCATAGTGGACATAAATTTCACCACTCTTAAAACGGGAAATTTTAATAGCCCCTAACGGTACACAGAGTTGTTCACTAATCTTTTGAGCTAGAGCGGGATTGGATGAACCCGAAAATATACGCACCTTGTCGCTTAACATGATACCCTCCTGAGCGTTTCAACCATATAAATTAAATGTAAACATGTGCTTACTTCTTGTCTTATTATACATTGATTTGTCAATAATTCAAAAAGAGAATACTACTTTTTTTCGACAAAGTTTTAAACTAGCGCATTTTATTCGTTGTTTGCTTACCTTCACGTGATTTTAGCTCACTCATAATATCATCCCAAGATAGCCCGCGCTCGCGCATTAACACTGATAAATGGAAGATAAGATCGGTAGCTTCAGAACGTAATTCATCATTATCATCTTTTTTCGTTGCGATAATAACTTCAGCACTCTCTTCGCCAATTTTCTTCAAGATTTTGTCGACGCCTTTGTCGAATAAATATGTCGTATATGATCCTGCTGGACGTTCTGCATGACGCTTTGCAATAGTTTGCTCAAGTTCACTAAGCATACTGAAGCGGTCTTGCTCGCCGATTGCAACTTGCGCACTCATCTGTGCAAGTTCAATCTCATTCGTAAAGCAACTATAGCTACCAGTGTGACATGCAGGACCTGATTGAATAACCTTTACAAGTAGAGTGTCTCCATCACAATCATAAGACATACTTACTATACGTTGCTTATGTCCACTAGTTGCGCCTTTATTCCATAACTCATTTCTAGAACGGCTCCAAAACCAAGTGTAGCCTGATTCTTGAGATAATGTTAATGATTGTTCATTCATATAAGCAAGCATTAGCACTTCTTTACTTTGAGCATCTTGGACAACCGTAGGTACTAACCCGTTACTATCCCATTTAATATCATTAAGACTCATCGTACCTCTACCCCTTTTGTACGCAGATCATCTTTCACTTCAGCTATCGTCATTTCCTTGTAGTGGAATATTGTTGCTGCTAGTCCAGCATCTGC includes:
- a CDS encoding ROK family glucokinase, with product MSERIYVGVDVGGTTVKLGICDSEGTLLQTYEGPTEVSKGPDAILHNIAKYAKLIVEESSYEWSQVGGVGIGIAGFLDIPNGFVKNSPNLNLNNIDLKGFLEKELNTIIKVNNDANVAALGEAWAGAGRGIANCVMYTLGTGVGGGIIIEGKIVEGFQSVAGEIGHMAIVPDLEAIQCGCGKMGCLETVSSATGIIRMAKEAVARGDRTSLVDVEDIMAKDVLDAAKAGDEVATRIVNRAAYYLGRSISMMSVILNPQYYIIGGGVAKAGDFLFDQINEVFEKYTLDASKDGVKIVPAVLGNNAGVVGAAGLILRG
- the hisIE gene encoding bifunctional phosphoribosyl-AMP cyclohydrolase/phosphoribosyl-ATP diphosphatase HisIE — translated: MSLNDIKWDSNGLVPTVVQDAQSKEVLMLAYMNEQSLTLSQESGYTWFWSRSRNELWNKGATSGHKQRIVSMSYDCDGDTLLVKVIQSGPACHTGSYSCFTNEIELAQMSAQVAIGEQDRFSMLSELEQTIAKRHAERPAGSYTTYLFDKGVDKILKKIGEESAEVIIATKKDDNDELRSEATDLIFHLSVLMRERGLSWDDIMSELKSREGKQTTNKMR
- a CDS encoding tetratricopeptide repeat protein; this encodes MNRNKKVVGEDRNIISIQMDANFFYERALRSLDRFHYDKALKYFQRAVDYEPSNPINYCNIAGVLSEIGKYGESNHILQKVIDEIDPNMTECHFYMANNFANMEFFEDAERELIQYLQEDEEGQYLEEAEEMIEFLELELERPTSITKVKARAGVYEHIRARELLEKGQYADAIQLLQTITKENPDFLAARNNLALAYYYVGFKVEGKQAIEEVLEEDPGNLHALCNLALFYHYEGETNALNSLLQALKNVDPFYQEHTFKMATTMGILKEHRIALRHFARLIKEGEAKKDPCVCHFAAVASCNIGKYDEAKKYWDMYKVIDEQSSIPQYFLILLNMMKTDPLKVSLSYSFYASVEEQMTVWEQQARERGVAIEPQFMKAFFYWALQYGDYNVKLKSIQAMEPYADEHITAAMKQFLLLPDEDDYLKKITMFFLRSMGINEAFQVMLSGQRVNVEAERIPAMPPMELIYNDLIWEEVAQLAITKTAKQYNVIEQHDMITLWINFLSKSSRTAPKLNKIEAWAAAIEYLTAKMYNRPVTYHDVALRYGTSISTVSKRVKQIDELCEVKSKMKSITSSWFVT
- a CDS encoding YvcK family protein, translated to MLIVQKVVRRPKIVVIGGGTGLSVMLRGLKEKPLDITAIVTVADDGGSSGVLRNELQIPPPGDIRNVLSALADAEPLLADVLQYRFKSGTGLAGHTLGNLMLAAMTDISGDFVTGVKQLSKVLAVRGSVLPAANRAIVLKAEMEDGTIITGESMIPKAGGAIKRVFLEPQDVEPLPEAVEAIEQADAILIGPGSLYTSIMPNLMVPKLAQAIVESEAVKLFVCNVMTQPGETDNYSVSDHLDAIYDHIGHHLFDYVIVNNGEIPPHVESKYAEIGAKAVQLDIDEVTKRGYHVIADQLVLFRTFLRHDAERLSHHIYKLVENWMLRKR
- the rapZ gene encoding RNase adapter RapZ — protein: MSGAGKTIAVQSLEDLGFFCVDNLPPVLIPKFAELIEQSNGKIGKVALVIDLRGREFFTSLSESLEFIDKHHTISCEILFLDAKDETLIQRYKESRRRHPMSQHSMPLEGIRAERTLLEDLKGKASLIINTSDLKPAMLKERIIDHFGQTQSTSLTVNITSFGFKYGIPLDADLVFDVRFLPNPHYIDELRPNTGQHPDVYEYVMKWPETQKFLAKLVDMLEYLIPQYDEEGKSQVVIGIGCTGGKHRSVAISEYLGTALKLKASEQIRVSHRDSERDRH
- a CDS encoding ribose-phosphate pyrophosphokinase, producing the protein MLSDKVRIFSGSSNPALAQKISEQLCVPLGAIKISRFKSGEIYVHYEETIRNCDVFLVQSFSHPINEHFVELLVMIDAAKRASARTINIIMPYYGYARQERKAAPREPISAKMLADVLTTVGATRVLSIDLHAPAIQGFFNIPVDHMTALDLISSYLKDKNIKNPVVVSPDAGRASTAEKLANYLDTSFAIMIKKRTAHNESSITHVIGDVAGQTPIIIEDMIDTGTTIVNVVESLKEHGAEDVYVCATHPLFSGNAISRLDHPSIKEVIVTDTIALPENTPDRFKILTVAPLLAEATKIILDGGSISTLFKNNGV
- the whiA gene encoding DNA-binding protein WhiA, which encodes MSFAAQTKKELTMIQTDDCCERAELAALMRMNGSVSLSSRKVVLDISTENAAIARRVYTLVKKHFAVHVELLVRKKMRLKKNNVYIVRMPERVQEILSELKIVSEGFMFTSDIDKDIIKKNCCKRSYLRGAFLAGGSVNNPEGSSYHLEISSMYEEHCKSLVDLANKFYLNARCIERKKGFIFYIKEGEKIIELLNIIGAHQALFKFEDVRIMRDMRNSVNRIVNCETANLNKTIGAAVRQIDNIKLLQREFGLDNLPDKIREVAEVRLQHPDLNLTEVGEMLKVKVSKSGVNHRLRKIDELAEKIRNGSTLS